A window of Acidimicrobiales bacterium genomic DNA:
ATCTCCAACTCGTCGGTGTCGATACGTTTGCGGGTGGCGCAATGGTGGTCACCTACGCGCCGACGGGATCTTGAGGGGGCCGGCGTTCGTCAGCCTGATCCGTTCGTCATCGAGCTTCGGGAGATACCTCGCTTCGCAGACGGCCCGGCCTCGAGTCGCCTGTGAGACTCGCGTTCCTTACCTCGTCGGCCCGAAATTCACCTGGCGGCTTCCTTCCTCTATTTCTCCGAGGGGCGTCAGATCGCCGCGGCGAACTCAGGCGCTGATCACCGCAACCCCGGGATGAACGCGGGGCTTGTCTCGGCGGGGCCAGGGGCTGGCCGCGGTCGGTCGTGCTATTTTCCGCACACCTTTAGAAAATTCGTCGATCGGGGGACCACATGCAGGATCTCGGGGGAAGGGTCGCCGTCGTCACGGGTGGCGCGGGTGGCATCGGCAGGGCGCTGGTGGAGCGCTTCGTAGCCGAGGGGATGCGGGTGGTCGTGGCCGACGTGGAGGTGGCGGCGCTGGAGCGGACGGTCGCCGAGCTGCGGGACGGTGGCGCGGAGGTGACCGGCGTGCCGACGGACGTGACGTCGTTCGAGTCGGTCTGCGCACTCGCCGACGCGGCCTACGCCGCCTACGGGGCCGTCCACGTGCTGTGCAACAACGCCGGGGTCGGACCGCCGGGCGGGCTGGTGTGGGAGACGACGCCGAACGACTGGAGGTGGGCGTTCGGTGTGAACGTGTTCGGGGTGGCGCACGGCATCCAGGCGTTCGTGCCCCGGATGCTGGAGTCCGGCGAGGAGGGGATCGTGATCAACACGTCGTCGCCCGACGGCCCCATCACCCCCATGCCCCAGGCGTCCGTGTACGCCGCCACGAAGTGCGCGGTGACCTGCGTGACGGAGTGCCTCGCCGCGCAGCTGTCGGATCAGGAGGCGAAGGTGTCGGCCGCGGTGTTCTACCCGTCGGGCAAGGGGTTGCTCGACACCGGCCTGTGGACGTCGGATCGCAACCGGCCGGCCGAGCTGGCGCGTGAGCGTCCCCGGTCGACACCGGCGCTGACCGTGGCCGCGCTCCGGGAGCAGGGCGTGCCGGTGCAGCCGCTCGACGAGCTCGCCGACATGGTGGTCCAGGGCATCAGAGAGGGCCGCTTCGTGCTGCTCCTGGACGTGGAGCGACACGTCGGGACGCTGCGCGACCGGGCCGAGAGGATCGCGGCGCTCGAGAACCCCACCGTCGTCCACCAGATGGGCGGTTGACCACGCAGGATGGTCCCTGACCGGTCAGGGGCCGGCGGCGTCGTCGAGGAGGGCGCGGATCGGCTCCCAGTCGAGGCCCTGCCGGGTGGCGATCCCGCAGAGCGCGGTGGTGATGCGCTCCCGGAAGGGCTCCCGGCCGTGATCGGCGATCGCGGCGTGGAGCCGGCGGAGGTTCGGCAGCTCGTCGGGTGGGTGCTGGTCGAGCACCTCCCAGTGGTCGGCGCCGAGGGGCTGGCCGGCCGCGCGGGTCTCCTGCTCGCGGATGGCGCCGACGGCCGTGCCGATCGCGCACGAGATGACGAGCTGGTAGGCGGCGTCGGCCTCGAGGATCGTGAAGCCCTGCCGCACGAGCACGTCGAGGACGCCGTCGACGTTGACCGCGATGACCTCCGCCGAGATGGCGCCCTCGAGGTACTGGGTCAGGAGTCCGGGGTGGGCGATGAAGGCGTCGCGGTTGTAGTCCGCCCACTCGGACAGCCAGAGCGCCCAGTGTTGACCGTGGTCCTGGGGCAGCGGCACCCGCGCCGCGGTGTACTCCGCGGCCAAGTGCATCAGGTCGTCCTTGCTGGACACGTGGTGGTAGAGGGCGGAGATGGAGACGTCGAGGTGGTTCGCCACCGCTCGCAGGGTCAGGCCCTCGAGGCCGAGCTCGTGGGCCGCCGCGGCGATCATCGACCGGCTGATGCGCGGTGGCCGGCCGCGGCCCGGGCGTTCGCTCGCCGCCGCCGGCGTGGGTGTGGCCATGGGCGCACCGTACCTCCGGTGGCAGCGCGGCGGGGAAGCGCCGCCCTTGCGTGCTGCCTGGTCGTATGGAATTATCTACAAAGGATCGGAAATTCGATGAGTCGCCGTGAGGCGGGCTCCGGGGGGAGCTGACCATGACCGATGTGAGCGACGACATCGTCCTCGGCGAGCTGACGGCGACCGACATCAACGGAGCGAACGGCGGGCTCCCGGCGGGTCTCCCCATGCCCCGGGATCCCGATCTGCTGACCGACATGGACCGGCGGCAGCGGGTGACGACCTTCGTCGGCGACCGCTACCCGTTCCCGGTGCCGAACGGCTGGTTCGTCGTCGCCGAGGCGTCCGACCTGGGTCCCGGCGAGGTCCGGGCGCTGCACTACTTCGACCGCGACCTCGTCCTCTACCGCGCCGCCGACGGGGCGCCGCACGTGCTCGACGCCCACTGCCCGCACCTCGGTGCCCATCTGGCGGTGGGAGGGCGGGTGGAGGGCGAGTGCATCCGCTGCCCGTTCCACAGCTGGCGGTTCGACGGGGCCTCGGGTCACTGCGTCGAGATCCCCTACGGCGACGTCAAGCACATCCCGCCGAAGGCGCACGCCCGTCCGTACCCCACCATCGAGCGCAACCACATGATCTGGGCCTGGTACCACGCCCAGGGCGGTGAGCCCTTCTACGACGTGCCCGTGGTGCCCGAGTTCCACGACGACGACTGGTCGCCGATCCTCGTGCGCACCTTCGAGATCCGGGTCTCCGCCCAGGACATGGCCGAGAACAACGTGGACTTCTCCCACTTCCGGTTCGTGCACGGGTCCGACGGCATCCCCGAGGACGAGTTCGTCACCGACGGCACCTACAAGAAGGCCGTGGGCGGTGGCGGCAACTTCGTGCGGGAGGGCTACGGCCTGGGCCTCGGCGTGCTCCGGGTGAAGGGCTACGTCACGTTCCTGTCGTCCACCACGCCCATCGACGCCGGCAACGTCGTGGTGCGCTGGATCTTCACGTCGCCCAAGGCCAACGGCGAGACCGCCGCCGAGGACGCGGCCGCCTCGTTCTGCGCGGGCGTCTCGCAGGACATTCCGATCTGGGAGAACAAGGTCTACCGCGACCCGCCGGTCGTCACGAAGACCGAGAAGCTCATCCTCGAGCATCGCCGCTGGTCACAGCAGTTCTACTCGTAAGAGTCTGCAAGCAACGGGGGAAATCATCATGAGGAGGCTCGGACAGGCCGCGTCCGTCGCGGTCTCGTTGGCGCTGCTCGCGTTCGGGTGCACCAGCGACCCTGACGAACAGGGCAGCGGCGCCGGCGGCAGCGACAGCGCCGGCGGCAGCGACAGCGGGGCCGCGGGGTCGACGAAGGGCCTGACCGACGACACCATCAGGATCGGCGTCATCGGCGCCGACTTCGGGGCGCTGGTGGAGGCCGGCCTGGTCCCCGACCTCGGGGACCAGCCGAAGATCGTCCAGTCGATCGTCGACGAGATCAACGCCGACGGGGGCATCGGCGGCCGGCAGATCGAGGTCCGGCTCACGCTGGTCGACGGCGTCGCCGGCCCCGAGGCGGGCCAGGCGGCCTGCCTGGAGATGACCCAGGACTTCGGTGCCTTCGCCGTGGTCCTGACGCCGGCGATCAGCCGGAACGTCGCCCGCTGCACTGCCGTGACCAACGAGACGCTCACCCTCAGCCCCACCGGCTTCGACGAGGCGCTCTACGAGGAGGCGGAGGGCCGGCTGTTCACCGCCGGCTCGGACACGTCGATGAGCACGAACCGGCAGTACGCGGGCTGGGCGCACATGATGGACGCCGAGGGCGCCCTGGAGGGCAAGACCATCGGGGTCGTGACCGCCGAGCAGTCGCCCGAGTTCGTGGCCGCGGCCGAGGACACCCTGATCCCGGCGCTGGAGGAGCTCGGCCACGAGGTGGCCGTCAACGTCGCGCTGCCCTGCCCGGAAGGCGACACCGACTGCGACCAGCACGAGGCCGCCGTCCAGCAGATGAAGGACGCCGGCGTCGACTTCGTCTTCATGGCCG
This region includes:
- a CDS encoding SDR family NAD(P)-dependent oxidoreductase yields the protein MQDLGGRVAVVTGGAGGIGRALVERFVAEGMRVVVADVEVAALERTVAELRDGGAEVTGVPTDVTSFESVCALADAAYAAYGAVHVLCNNAGVGPPGGLVWETTPNDWRWAFGVNVFGVAHGIQAFVPRMLESGEEGIVINTSSPDGPITPMPQASVYAATKCAVTCVTECLAAQLSDQEAKVSAAVFYPSGKGLLDTGLWTSDRNRPAELARERPRSTPALTVAALREQGVPVQPLDELADMVVQGIREGRFVLLLDVERHVGTLRDRAERIAALENPTVVHQMGG
- a CDS encoding helix-turn-helix domain-containing protein; the protein is MATPTPAAASERPGRGRPPRISRSMIAAAAHELGLEGLTLRAVANHLDVSISALYHHVSSKDDLMHLAAEYTAARVPLPQDHGQHWALWLSEWADYNRDAFIAHPGLLTQYLEGAISAEVIAVNVDGVLDVLVRQGFTILEADAAYQLVISCAIGTAVGAIREQETRAAGQPLGADHWEVLDQHPPDELPNLRRLHAAIADHGREPFRERITTALCGIATRQGLDWEPIRALLDDAAGP
- a CDS encoding Rieske 2Fe-2S domain-containing protein, whose protein sequence is MTDVSDDIVLGELTATDINGANGGLPAGLPMPRDPDLLTDMDRRQRVTTFVGDRYPFPVPNGWFVVAEASDLGPGEVRALHYFDRDLVLYRAADGAPHVLDAHCPHLGAHLAVGGRVEGECIRCPFHSWRFDGASGHCVEIPYGDVKHIPPKAHARPYPTIERNHMIWAWYHAQGGEPFYDVPVVPEFHDDDWSPILVRTFEIRVSAQDMAENNVDFSHFRFVHGSDGIPEDEFVTDGTYKKAVGGGGNFVREGYGLGLGVLRVKGYVTFLSSTTPIDAGNVVVRWIFTSPKANGETAAEDAAASFCAGVSQDIPIWENKVYRDPPVVTKTEKLILEHRRWSQQFYS
- a CDS encoding ABC transporter substrate-binding protein; protein product: MRRLGQAASVAVSLALLAFGCTSDPDEQGSGAGGSDSAGGSDSGAAGSTKGLTDDTIRIGVIGADFGALVEAGLVPDLGDQPKIVQSIVDEINADGGIGGRQIEVRLTLVDGVAGPEAGQAACLEMTQDFGAFAVVLTPAISRNVARCTAVTNETLTLSPTGFDEALYEEAEGRLFTAGSDTSMSTNRQYAGWAHMMDAEGALEGKTIGVVTAEQSPEFVAAAEDTLIPALEELGHEVAVNVALPCPEGDTDCDQHEAAVQQMKDAGVDFVFMAAANLTGPTLVQAAENLDFHPTWAANGNQVTDTVSQFFASVKDAWDGAIGTSTAFALPEDITDEARACNDAVDEHSGEVYEPGSDAFGFASVLCLVVELLDDAGDDIDAADLGQTAMIRGIEGLGEVTLNAGPPGSLSADKHDAGDYVFLCDFSAADEEFVERADDPVKVD